Proteins encoded by one window of Leopardus geoffroyi isolate Oge1 chromosome X, O.geoffroyi_Oge1_pat1.0, whole genome shotgun sequence:
- the MSL3 gene encoding male-specific lethal 3 homolog isoform X1, whose product MSASEGMKFKFHSGEKVLCFEPDPTKARVLYDAKIVDVIVGKDEKGRKIPEYLIHFNGWNRSWDRWAAEDHVLRDTDENRRLQRKLARKAVARLRSTGRKKKRCRLPGVDSVLKSLPVEDKDENDENSISSSSDDSSEEKDEEISEESDIEEKTEVKEEPEPHTRREMEERTITIEIPEVLKKKLEDDCYYINRRKRLVKLPCQTNIITILESYVKHFAINAAFSANERPRHHHAMPHANMNVHYIPAEKNVDLCKEMVDGLRITFDYTLPLVLLYPYEQVQYKKVTSSKFFLPIKESATNTNRNQEELSPSPPLLNPSTPQSTESHPTSGEPATPKRRKAEPEALQSLRRSTRHSANCDRLSESSASPQPKRRQQDTSASMPKLFLHLEKKTPVHSRSSSPVPLTPSKEGSAVFAGFEGRRTNEINEVLSWKLVPDSYPPSDQPPPPSYIYGAQHLLRLFVKLPEILGKMSFSEKNLKALLKHFDLFLRFLAEYHDDFFPESAYVAACEAHYSTKNPRAIY is encoded by the exons ATGAGCGCGAGCGAGGGCATGAAATTTAAATTCCACTCAGGGGAGAAAGTGCTGTGCTTCGAGCCTGACCCCACCAAGGCGCGAGTGCTGTACGATGCCAAG ATTGTCGATGTTATTGTTGGGAAAGACGAAAAAGGCAGAAAGATTCCAGAATATCTGATCCATTTTAATGGTTGGAACAGAAG CTGGGATAGATGGGCAGCTGAAGATCATGTCCTTCGTGACACCGATGAAAATCGGAGATTACAGCGTAAATTGGCAAGGAAAGCTGTAGCTCGCCT aagaagcacaggaagaaagaagaaacgcTGCAGGTTGCCTGGTGTTGACTCTGTCTTAAAAAGCCTCCCTGTTGAAGACAAGgatgaaaatgatgaaaact CAATAAGCAGTTCCTCTGATGACAGTAGTgaagaaaaggatgaagaaataagtgaagaaaGTGATATTGAAGAAAAGACGGAAGTG AAGGAAGAACCGGAACCACACACAAGAagggaaatggaagaaaggacaATAACAATAGAAATCCCAGAAGTTCTGAAGAAGAAGCTCGAGGACGATTGTTACTATATCAACAGGAGGAAACGG TTAGTGAAGCTTCCGTGCCAGACCAACATCATAACTATTTTGGAGTCCTACGTGAAGCATTTTGCTATCAATGCAGCCTTTTCAGCCAATGAGAGGCCTCGGCACCATCATGCTATGCCACATGCCAATATGAACGTGCACTATATTCCAGCAGAAAAGAA CGTTGACCTTTGTAAGGAGATGGTGGATGGATTAAGAATAACTTTTGATTACACGCTCCCACTGGTTTTGCTCTATCCGTATGAACAAGTTCAGTATAAAAAGGTGACTTCATCCAAGTTTTTTCTTCCGATTAAGGAAAGTGCCACAAACACTAACAG GAACCAGGAGGAGCTCTCTCCGAGCCCGCCTTTGCTGAATCCATCCACACCGCAGTCCACGGAAAGTCATCCCACCTCCGGTGAACCAGCCACCCCCAAGAGGCGCAAGGCCGAGCCGGAAGCCTTGCAGTCTCTGAGGCGGTCCACGCGCCACTCTGCCAACTGTGACAGGCTGTCTGAGAGCAGTGCCTCTCCTCAGCCCAAGCGCCGGCAGCAGGACACGTCCGCCAGCATGCCTAAGCTCTTCCTGCACCTGGAAAAGA AGACACCTGTGCACAGCAGATCATCCTCACCTGTCCCGCTGACCCCTAGCAAGGAAGGCAGCGCAGTGTTTGCTGGCTTTGAAGGCAGAAGAACTAACGAAATAAACGAG GTCCTCTCCTGGAAACTGGTACCGGACAGTTACCCCCCAAGTGACCAGCCGCCTCCACCCTCTTACATTTATGGGGCACAACACTTGCTACGATTGTTTG tgAAACTTCCAGAAATCCTTGGAAAGATGTCCTTTTCTGAGAAGAATCTGAAGGCTTTACTGAAGCACTTTGATCTCTTTcttag gtTTTTGGCAGAATACCACGATGACTTCTTCCCAGAGTCTGCCTATGTTGCTGCCTGTGAGGCACACTATAGCACCAAGAACCCCAGGGCGATTTATTAG
- the MSL3 gene encoding male-specific lethal 3 homolog isoform X2 → MSASEGMKFKFHSGEKVLCFEPDPTKARVLYDAKIVDVIVGKDEKGRKIPEYLIHFNGWNRRRSTGRKKKRCRLPGVDSVLKSLPVEDKDENDENSISSSSDDSSEEKDEEISEESDIEEKTEVKEEPEPHTRREMEERTITIEIPEVLKKKLEDDCYYINRRKRLVKLPCQTNIITILESYVKHFAINAAFSANERPRHHHAMPHANMNVHYIPAEKNVDLCKEMVDGLRITFDYTLPLVLLYPYEQVQYKKVTSSKFFLPIKESATNTNRNQEELSPSPPLLNPSTPQSTESHPTSGEPATPKRRKAEPEALQSLRRSTRHSANCDRLSESSASPQPKRRQQDTSASMPKLFLHLEKKTPVHSRSSSPVPLTPSKEGSAVFAGFEGRRTNEINEVLSWKLVPDSYPPSDQPPPPSYIYGAQHLLRLFVKLPEILGKMSFSEKNLKALLKHFDLFLRFLAEYHDDFFPESAYVAACEAHYSTKNPRAIY, encoded by the exons ATGAGCGCGAGCGAGGGCATGAAATTTAAATTCCACTCAGGGGAGAAAGTGCTGTGCTTCGAGCCTGACCCCACCAAGGCGCGAGTGCTGTACGATGCCAAG ATTGTCGATGTTATTGTTGGGAAAGACGAAAAAGGCAGAAAGATTCCAGAATATCTGATCCATTTTAATGGTTGGAACAGAAG aagaagcacaggaagaaagaagaaacgcTGCAGGTTGCCTGGTGTTGACTCTGTCTTAAAAAGCCTCCCTGTTGAAGACAAGgatgaaaatgatgaaaact CAATAAGCAGTTCCTCTGATGACAGTAGTgaagaaaaggatgaagaaataagtgaagaaaGTGATATTGAAGAAAAGACGGAAGTG AAGGAAGAACCGGAACCACACACAAGAagggaaatggaagaaaggacaATAACAATAGAAATCCCAGAAGTTCTGAAGAAGAAGCTCGAGGACGATTGTTACTATATCAACAGGAGGAAACGG TTAGTGAAGCTTCCGTGCCAGACCAACATCATAACTATTTTGGAGTCCTACGTGAAGCATTTTGCTATCAATGCAGCCTTTTCAGCCAATGAGAGGCCTCGGCACCATCATGCTATGCCACATGCCAATATGAACGTGCACTATATTCCAGCAGAAAAGAA CGTTGACCTTTGTAAGGAGATGGTGGATGGATTAAGAATAACTTTTGATTACACGCTCCCACTGGTTTTGCTCTATCCGTATGAACAAGTTCAGTATAAAAAGGTGACTTCATCCAAGTTTTTTCTTCCGATTAAGGAAAGTGCCACAAACACTAACAG GAACCAGGAGGAGCTCTCTCCGAGCCCGCCTTTGCTGAATCCATCCACACCGCAGTCCACGGAAAGTCATCCCACCTCCGGTGAACCAGCCACCCCCAAGAGGCGCAAGGCCGAGCCGGAAGCCTTGCAGTCTCTGAGGCGGTCCACGCGCCACTCTGCCAACTGTGACAGGCTGTCTGAGAGCAGTGCCTCTCCTCAGCCCAAGCGCCGGCAGCAGGACACGTCCGCCAGCATGCCTAAGCTCTTCCTGCACCTGGAAAAGA AGACACCTGTGCACAGCAGATCATCCTCACCTGTCCCGCTGACCCCTAGCAAGGAAGGCAGCGCAGTGTTTGCTGGCTTTGAAGGCAGAAGAACTAACGAAATAAACGAG GTCCTCTCCTGGAAACTGGTACCGGACAGTTACCCCCCAAGTGACCAGCCGCCTCCACCCTCTTACATTTATGGGGCACAACACTTGCTACGATTGTTTG tgAAACTTCCAGAAATCCTTGGAAAGATGTCCTTTTCTGAGAAGAATCTGAAGGCTTTACTGAAGCACTTTGATCTCTTTcttag gtTTTTGGCAGAATACCACGATGACTTCTTCCCAGAGTCTGCCTATGTTGCTGCCTGTGAGGCACACTATAGCACCAAGAACCCCAGGGCGATTTATTAG